CACCGGCCGCGGCCCTCTCTTCCTGCGCCGCACCGACGGCTGGCTGCTCCCGCTGGAGGTCGAGCGGTGGTGCGCCGGGGCCGACGCCGCCGATCTGGACCTGCTGCGGCGCTGCGAGGGCGCCGTGCTCGACGTGGGGTGCGGGCCCGGACGGCTGGTCGCGGCGCTCGCCGGGCAGGGGCGCCGGGCACTGGGCATCGACGTCAGCGAGGCCGCCGTCGAGCACACCGTGCGGGTCGGCGGACAGGCCCTGCGGCGGTCCGTCTTCGAGACGGTGCCCGGCGAGGGCCGCTGGGGCACCGCCCTCCTCGTCGACGGCAACGTCGGCATCGGCGGCGACCCGCGCGCCCTGCTCCGGCGGATGTCCGAACTCCTCGCCCCGGGCGGGCTGTTGATCGCCGAGACCGTGCCGGTGGACGACGTCGACGAGCGCGTGCGTGTGCGCGTCGCCGACGGCCGGGGTGCCACCGGCGCGCCCTTCCTCTGGGCCCGCCTCGGCACCCCGGCCCTGCTGCGGCACGCGCTGCGCACCGGCTGGCACCCCGCCGATCAGTGGACGACCGGCGGCCGCTCCTTCGCCGCCCTGCGCAACCGCAGCGACCGCCGCGAGCGAAGCGAGCGCAATGCCAGGAGCGCCGCCGAGCCACCGAACAGCACGGCCGTGATCAGCAGCCAGCGGGCCATGAAGCCGTCGCCGGACAGGCCGGTCTTGGACGCGTAGCTGTCCGCGACCTGCCCGCTGATCAGCGGGAACCACATCAGCAGCAGAAGGCCGGAGAGCGCCGCCGGGACGCGGACGTAGAGCGTCCACTCCCGGCGTCCGACGCCCGCGAGCCCCCGGGTGACGGCCCGGTCGGCGACCGCGTAGAGCGGCAGCAGCACCAGGTCGTGCAGCAGGGCCGCGCCGACGACCCAGAGCGCCACCTCGAACCAGTCGTCCGCGAGCAGCCGTACGCCCGCGTAGGCGGCGAGCGCGAACGAGCAGGCCAGGAGAAGGATTTGAAGGAGGCTGCCGACCGGAAGCCGAACCGGAAGCCGGAGCCTTTGGTTCATCAGGGGCCTTCGCATCACAGGTCTCCGAACGTCATCCCGGCCACCCACTTGGTGTTGAGCACGCCGGGGGCGGCGGGCACGATGATCCGCGCCGGGTAGCCGTGGTCGGGGGTCAGGGTCTCGCCGTTGACGTACAGGGCGAGCAGGGAGCGCGGGTCGCGGACCTGGTTGGCGCGCAGCGCGGCCCTGCGGAACGCGCCGTGGCGCTGGAGGGACTCCACCAGCACGTCGGGCGCGCCCTCCTCGTCGTGACCGACGAGCGCCGCGAGGTCCCGCAGCCGTACGCCCCGCCACCACTGGTCGGACGTCGACCAGCCCTCCACGCAGGCGATCGGCAACGCGGCGCTGTGCAGGGGGAGTTGAAGGAGTTCGGCGCGGCTCAGCCGTACGGTGCCGGTGCGGCCGGTGACGACCAGCCGCCATGCTTCCTCGGTCGTCTCCGCCGTGCGGATGCCCGCCACGGCGGCCGTCTTGTTGATCTGGAAGCCATTGGGGCCGGTGCCCGGTTCTGGGCCGCCGTGCGGTGCGAGTACGGCGGTCTCGCGCAGCGGTCCGTCGAAGTTGCGGCCGGCCGTGGTGAAGAACAGGAGCAGGGAGGCGCCGCCGACCAGGCCGAGGGCGCCGCGCCGCGAGACGGTCGGCTCGACGGGGTTCGGCGACACCAACTCGTCGGGTTCCTCACGCGGCTTCGCCCTCTCGTCGGTTTCCTCGTGCGGCTTCTCGCCGGGTTCCTCGCGCAGGGTGCGGATGTTGCGCAGGGCCGCGGGCGTCTTCAGCACGGCGTGCGCGACGAACGCGGCGAAGAAGACCCAGGCGCCGTAGAAGTGCAGGGGGTAGAAGGAGCCGGGGAAGATGTAGTCGAGCTGGATGTTCAGGATGCCGGTGGTGAACTCGAAGAGCGCGCCGCCGACCAGCAGGAGCAGCGAGATCCGCTCCAGCGCGTGGGCGATCGAGCGGGCGGGCGGCAGCGCGAACAGCTTCGGGATCACCGACCACAGCTTCGCGAGCAGCACGGGGACGAGGACGAGCCCGAGGGCGACGTGCACGCCCTGGTTCAGCCGGTACAGCCAGACCGGGTCGGTCGGCCAGGAGAAGAGGTAGAAGCCGAGCAGGCCCTTGTCGGGGGTCTTGTCGTTCACCGGCGCCAGGTCCGGGTTGTAGGCGGCGTACGACACCAGTCCCGTCACGAACAGGGCCGTGATCCCGAGGAGCAGTACGAGGCCGAGCACGGACGTGAACCAGGGGCCGCGCAGGGGGCTGCGCCAGAACCCTGGGGAGGTGGGGAGCTTGTGGTCGCGCATGTTCCGACCGTAGGCAGGGGCACCCCCGAAAGAGGGCCCACGACTGATGACGAAACGCTGACGTCCGGTGCTGTGACCCCTTCGGCCGCCCTACCCCGACCTAGCGTTCCCCTGTGAACCGCGACCACCTCCGCGCCACCCGCCCGGACGCCGCCACCCAGCCGGACGATCCCACCACCCGACCCGCCGACACGGGCCGCGACGAAGGCCGTCCCACCGAAGCCCGCCGCGACCACGATCGCTCCACCGACACCGGCCGCGCCGACGATCACCCCACCGACGCCCGCCGCCGCGAGGCACGTCCCCGCGTCGCACGCCTTCCCGCCCTCCTCCCCGACCTGGGCGCCGCCCTCGCCGCCGCCCTTCTCGTCCTCGCCGCCGCGCTCGTGGGCACCGCCGTCCAGCACGCGGACGGCACGCTGTTCGTGAACTGGCCGCCGTTGCTGGCCACTTGGGCTCCGCACGTGGGGCCCGGCACTCCGGTCGCGATCGTCGTCGCCCTCGTCGTCGTGGCGTACGGGCCCGCCGTCGCAGCCCGGCTGCCCTGGCGGGCGCTGCTCGGGACGGCGTGGGCGTCGGCCGTGGTGTGGACGTTCGGGCTCGCGCTCATCGACGGGTGGGGGCGCGGGATCGCCCGGAAGCTGACGACCAGGTACGAGTATCTCCAGGTCATCGACCGTTTCGACGACATCCCCGGCACCCTGCGGGACTTCACCCACCACATCCTGCTGGACTCTCCCGGCCACTGGCCCCCCCATGTCGCCGGGCACCCCCCGGCGTCGACCCTCACCTTCGTCCTCCTCGACCGGATCGGGCTGGGCGGCGGCGCCTGGGCGGGCGTCTGGTGCATCGCCGTCGGCGGGACGGCGTGCGTGGCCGTCCTCGTCACCGTGCGGCT
Above is a genomic segment from Streptomyces sp. R21 containing:
- a CDS encoding class I SAM-dependent methyltransferase, producing MTTVADSGTDTDTDTDTGPEAAGAWCADPYADALRTGRGPLFLRRTDGWLLPLEVERWCAGADAADLDLLRRCEGAVLDVGCGPGRLVAALAGQGRRALGIDVSEAAVEHTVRVGGQALRRSVFETVPGEGRWGTALLVDGNVGIGGDPRALLRRMSELLAPGGLLIAETVPVDDVDERVRVRVADGRGATGAPFLWARLGTPALLRHALRTGWHPADQWTTGGRSFAALRNRSDRRERSERNARSAAEPPNSTAVISSQRAMKPSPDRPVLDA
- a CDS encoding molybdopterin-dependent oxidoreductase; amino-acid sequence: MRDHKLPTSPGFWRSPLRGPWFTSVLGLVLLLGITALFVTGLVSYAAYNPDLAPVNDKTPDKGLLGFYLFSWPTDPVWLYRLNQGVHVALGLVLVPVLLAKLWSVIPKLFALPPARSIAHALERISLLLLVGGALFEFTTGILNIQLDYIFPGSFYPLHFYGAWVFFAAFVAHAVLKTPAALRNIRTLREEPGEKPHEETDERAKPREEPDELVSPNPVEPTVSRRGALGLVGGASLLLFFTTAGRNFDGPLRETAVLAPHGGPEPGTGPNGFQINKTAAVAGIRTAETTEEAWRLVVTGRTGTVRLSRAELLQLPLHSAALPIACVEGWSTSDQWWRGVRLRDLAALVGHDEEGAPDVLVESLQRHGAFRRAALRANQVRDPRSLLALYVNGETLTPDHGYPARIIVPAAPGVLNTKWVAGMTFGDL